A single genomic interval of Hafnia alvei harbors:
- the gmhB gene encoding D-glycero-beta-D-manno-heptose 1,7-bisphosphate 7-phosphatase, with protein MAQLVPAIFLDRDGTINVDHGYVHESDNFQFIDGVIDAMAELKKMGYALVLVTNQSGIARGMFTEDQFMHLTEWMDWSLADRGVDLDGVYYCPHHPEGSVEEFRQVCDCRKPQPGMLLSAKEELNIDMSASYIVGDKIEDLLAGEAASVGTKVLVRSGKPVTPEAEAKADLVIKSLADLPKAIKQRV; from the coding sequence GTGGCCCAGCTTGTTCCCGCAATTTTTTTAGATCGTGATGGCACGATTAACGTCGATCACGGATATGTCCATGAAAGCGATAACTTCCAGTTTATAGATGGCGTCATTGACGCCATGGCTGAGCTGAAAAAAATGGGGTATGCCTTAGTATTGGTCACGAACCAGTCCGGTATTGCTCGCGGTATGTTTACCGAAGATCAGTTTATGCATCTCACCGAATGGATGGATTGGTCTTTGGCGGATCGCGGCGTTGATTTGGACGGCGTTTATTACTGCCCGCATCACCCCGAGGGAAGTGTAGAAGAATTTCGTCAGGTATGTGATTGCCGCAAGCCACAGCCTGGTATGCTGTTATCCGCTAAAGAAGAGCTAAATATCGATATGAGTGCTTCTTATATAGTAGGCGACAAAATAGAAGACCTACTCGCGGGTGAAGCGGCTAGCGTGGGGACTAAAGTATTGGTTCGCAGCGGTAAACCCGTGACCCCAGAAGCTGAGGCCAAGGCGGATTTAGTGATTAAGAGCCTTGCTGACTTGCCAAAAGCGATAAAACAGCGGGTTTAG
- the metN gene encoding methionine ABC transporter ATP-binding protein MetN, with the protein MIKLTNITKVFQQGQRQIKALSDVSLHVPAGQIYGVIGSSGAGKSTLIRCVNLLERPTSGTVLVGDQDMTALSESALTKARRQIGMIFQHFNLLSSRTVAGNIALPLELDNTPRSEITRRVSELLDLVGLSDKRDAYPANLSGGQKQRVAIARALASNPKVLLCDEATSALDPATTRSILELLKDINRRLGLTILLITHEMDVVKRICDQVAVISDGQLIEQGTVGEVFSHPKTPLAQQFIHSTLHLDIPDDFAARMTPDRKPDTQPLLRLEFTGQSVDAPLISQAVRRFNVDISILSSQMDYAGGVKFGVMLAELHGDDADALSAIEFFKIHQVKVEVLGYV; encoded by the coding sequence ATGATTAAACTTACAAATATCACCAAGGTTTTTCAGCAGGGTCAGCGCCAGATTAAAGCGCTGTCTGACGTGTCATTACACGTCCCTGCCGGGCAAATTTATGGCGTCATCGGTTCATCCGGTGCCGGTAAAAGTACACTGATTCGTTGCGTAAACCTGCTCGAACGCCCAACCAGCGGTACCGTTTTGGTTGGCGATCAGGACATGACTGCACTTTCTGAAAGCGCATTGACCAAAGCGCGCCGTCAGATCGGCATGATCTTCCAGCACTTTAACTTGCTCTCATCGCGAACTGTTGCAGGGAACATCGCTCTGCCGTTGGAATTAGATAACACGCCGCGTAGTGAAATCACGCGTCGCGTCAGTGAGCTATTAGATTTGGTCGGCCTAAGCGATAAACGAGATGCCTATCCCGCAAACCTGTCTGGCGGGCAAAAACAGCGCGTGGCAATTGCGCGTGCATTAGCCAGCAACCCAAAAGTCCTGCTGTGTGATGAAGCCACCAGCGCGCTTGATCCTGCAACCACGCGCTCCATTCTGGAACTGCTGAAAGACATTAACCGCCGTTTGGGTCTGACAATTCTCCTAATCACTCACGAAATGGATGTAGTGAAGCGCATTTGCGATCAGGTAGCCGTAATTAGCGATGGCCAACTGATTGAGCAAGGCACCGTTGGCGAAGTGTTCTCCCATCCAAAAACACCACTCGCGCAGCAGTTTATTCATTCCACACTGCATTTAGATATTCCAGACGATTTCGCTGCTCGCATGACGCCAGATCGTAAACCTGATACGCAGCCGCTGTTGCGCCTTGAATTTACCGGCCAGTCCGTCGACGCACCGTTAATCTCTCAGGCTGTTCGTCGTTTTAATGTCGATATCAGTATTTTAAGTTCTCAAATGGATTATGCCGGCGGCGTTAAATTTGGCGTGATGTTAGCCGAGCTGCACGGTGATGACGCGGATGCGTTATCTGCTATTGAGTTTTTCAAGATTCATCAGGTAAAAGTAGAGGTACTGGGTTATGTCTGA
- a CDS encoding methionine ABC transporter permease MetI: MSEAMMWLMGRGIWETVVMTFVSGFFGFVIGLPVGVLLYITRPGQIWENAKLYNLLSALVNIFRSIPFIILLVWMIPFTRVIVGTSIGLQAALVPLTVGAAPFIARMVENALLEIPTGLIEASRAMGATPLQIINKILLPEALPGLVNAATITLITLVGYSAMGGAVGAGGLGQIGYQYGYIGYNATVMNTVLVLLVILVYLIQFSGDRIVKAVSRK; this comes from the coding sequence ATGTCTGAGGCAATGATGTGGTTAATGGGCCGAGGCATTTGGGAAACCGTCGTCATGACCTTTGTATCCGGCTTCTTTGGTTTTGTTATCGGTCTCCCCGTCGGCGTGCTTCTTTATATAACGCGTCCGGGACAAATTTGGGAAAACGCCAAGCTGTATAACCTGCTTTCCGCGTTGGTTAACATCTTCCGTTCCATACCGTTCATTATTCTCTTGGTATGGATGATCCCTTTTACCCGCGTCATCGTAGGAACGTCTATCGGTTTGCAGGCAGCATTAGTGCCATTGACCGTTGGCGCAGCACCGTTTATTGCTCGCATGGTCGAAAATGCGCTATTGGAAATCCCGACAGGGCTGATTGAAGCTTCACGAGCCATGGGCGCAACGCCGCTGCAAATCATCAACAAGATCTTATTGCCAGAAGCGCTTCCAGGCTTGGTCAATGCGGCAACCATCACATTGATTACCTTGGTTGGCTACTCAGCAATGGGCGGCGCAGTCGGTGCTGGCGGTCTAGGACAGATTGGTTATCAGTATGGTTATATCGGATATAACGCAACCGTGATGAATACGGTATTAGTATTGTTAGTGATTTTAGTGTATCTGATCCAGTTTAGTGGCGATCGCATTGTTAAAGCGGTCAGCCGCAAATAA
- a CDS encoding MetQ/NlpA family lipoprotein, which produces MSLKFKSIAVVGALLGSLALAGCGQEEKDPNHIKVGVIVGAEQQVAEVAQKVAKDKYGLDVELVTFNDYVLPNEALSKGDIDANAFQHKPYLDQQIKDRGYKLVPVGSTFVYPIAGYSKKIKSLSELQDGSQVALPNDPTNLGRSLLLLQKVGLIKLKDGIGLLPTVLDVTENPKKLKLVELEAPQLPRSLDDAQIALAVINTTYASQIGLTPAKDGIFVEDKDSPYVNLIVAREDNKDAENVKKFVQAYQSDEVYNAANKIFNGGAVKGW; this is translated from the coding sequence ATGTCATTAAAGTTTAAGTCGATTGCTGTCGTTGGCGCACTTCTGGGTTCTCTGGCGCTGGCGGGCTGTGGTCAGGAAGAAAAAGATCCAAATCATATTAAAGTGGGCGTTATTGTCGGGGCAGAGCAGCAGGTTGCCGAAGTTGCACAGAAAGTTGCCAAAGACAAATACGGTCTGGACGTTGAGCTGGTTACATTTAACGACTACGTTCTGCCAAACGAAGCCTTGAGCAAAGGCGATATTGATGCGAATGCTTTCCAGCATAAACCTTATCTGGATCAGCAAATCAAAGATCGTGGCTACAAACTGGTTCCAGTCGGTAGCACCTTCGTTTACCCAATTGCGGGCTACTCGAAGAAAATCAAATCTCTGAGCGAACTGCAAGATGGCTCTCAGGTTGCCTTACCAAACGACCCAACTAACCTTGGCCGTTCACTGTTACTGCTGCAAAAAGTGGGTCTGATTAAACTGAAAGACGGCATTGGCTTACTGCCAACCGTGTTGGACGTGACCGAGAACCCGAAAAAACTGAAGCTGGTTGAGCTGGAAGCACCACAATTGCCACGTTCACTGGACGATGCGCAAATTGCTCTGGCGGTTATCAACACTACCTATGCAAGCCAAATCGGCCTGACTCCAGCCAAAGACGGTATCTTCGTTGAGGATAAAGATTCTCCATACGTAAACCTGATCGTGGCTCGTGAAGACAATAAAGATGCAGAGAACGTGAAGAAATTCGTTCAGGCTTATCAGTCTGATGAAGTTTACAACGCTGCCAATAAAATCTTTAACGGTGGCGCAGTTAAAGGCTGGTAA
- the rcsF gene encoding Rcs stress response system protein RcsF: MRALPLCLLAATLALSGCSLLHSKSENTTPVQPAKAQVSTTKTTKPTQPKPRPVKVYDNAEDLVGKPFRDLGEVAGSVCQATEQDSPPNLATARKRMQIKASTMKANAVLLHQCQVVTDVQGCYQQAVCKGSALNVSKQ, from the coding sequence ATGCGTGCATTACCTTTATGCTTGCTCGCTGCCACTTTGGCTTTGTCCGGTTGTTCTTTACTGCACTCGAAATCAGAAAATACAACGCCCGTTCAACCGGCAAAAGCACAGGTAAGCACAACAAAAACCACCAAGCCGACCCAGCCGAAACCGCGTCCGGTAAAAGTGTATGACAATGCCGAAGACTTGGTGGGCAAACCTTTCCGTGATTTAGGTGAAGTGGCAGGCAGTGTTTGCCAAGCAACAGAGCAAGATTCGCCACCGAATCTGGCTACGGCGCGCAAGCGTATGCAGATTAAAGCTTCAACCATGAAAGCAAATGCGGTGTTACTACATCAATGCCAAGTGGTCACCGATGTGCAAGGTTGCTACCAACAAGCGGTGTGTAAAGGTTCTGCGCTAAACGTTTCCAAGCAATGA
- the tsaA gene encoding tRNA (N6-threonylcarbamoyladenosine(37)-N6)-methyltransferase TrmO has protein sequence MSQFTFDTIGIIRSPYKEKFAIPRQPGLIEDGGGELELVAPYNQPEAVRGLEEFSHLWIVFVFHQTMEGGWRPTVRPPRLGGNARMGVFATRSTFRPNPIGMSLVELKSIDTKGGKVILTLGSLDLVDGTPIIDIKPYLPFAESQPQARGGFAQDAPQADMPVSFSDIAQQQIQQHQQRYPHLQRFIQQVLAQDPRPAYRKGEREDRIYAVHLLDFNVRWQVKNGITEVIDLNSV, from the coding sequence ATGAGTCAGTTTACCTTCGATACGATCGGGATTATTCGCTCTCCTTATAAAGAGAAATTTGCCATCCCTAGACAGCCTGGGCTCATTGAGGACGGAGGCGGCGAGCTGGAGCTTGTTGCACCTTACAACCAGCCCGAAGCGGTACGTGGCCTCGAAGAGTTTAGCCATTTGTGGATCGTTTTTGTCTTTCATCAAACGATGGAAGGTGGATGGCGCCCCACGGTTCGCCCGCCACGCTTAGGGGGAAATGCACGCATGGGCGTTTTCGCCACACGTTCCACGTTTCGCCCTAATCCAATTGGCATGTCGTTAGTTGAGCTAAAATCTATCGATACCAAAGGCGGCAAAGTGATATTGACGCTGGGCAGCCTCGACTTGGTCGACGGCACGCCAATCATCGATATCAAGCCTTACCTGCCTTTTGCTGAAAGCCAGCCTCAGGCTCGCGGTGGTTTCGCTCAAGACGCACCTCAAGCAGATATGCCCGTTAGTTTCTCGGACATTGCTCAGCAGCAAATTCAACAACACCAGCAGCGCTATCCTCATCTGCAGCGATTTATCCAACAGGTGCTGGCGCAGGATCCTCGTCCGGCCTACCGCAAAGGAGAGCGCGAAGATCGCATTTATGCCGTGCATCTGCTCGATTTTAACGTGCGTTGGCAGGTGAAAAATGGCATAACCGAAGTGATCGACCTGAATTCAGTCTAG